Part of the Bradyrhizobium sp. AZCC 1721 genome, AGTTGACGACCTTCTCGGATCCGCCGACCAGCCGTGCAGCGATCTCGCCGGCCTGTTGGGCTTCGACCGGGCTCGATACCGAGCCAGTCAGCAGTACGCTGTCGCCGACGCCCTCGATCTGAATCCCCGGCAACGACTGCCGCAGCGCGGCGCGCACGCCGTTGAGATCGCGTTTAACTGCGATGTCGTAGGACGCGATCTGCTGGCCATCGCCGTCGAAAAACACCACGTTGGTCTGGCCGACGGCGCCGCCGATGATGTAGGCGCGTTGCGGGGAGCGAATGACGGCATTGGCGATCTTCGGATCGGCCACCAGCACGTCCTTTACGTCGCGTGGCAGGTCGACGACCACCGACTTGCCGATGCCGAGCGAGAGGAAGCGCATCTTGACCGGGCCGATTGCGGAGGTCGTGACCGGATCCTTCTCAGACTCGGCTGCGACCACGGGCAGCAGCGGCCCGAATGTCAGCGAGGCGACAGCCGACAATAACAGGGTGCGCACCGCCACGGTTCGCATCGCTGACTGATTTTCCCCAAACTTCATATCGGGCGTCCTTTCGGTCACTTCTGTGCCGTCGTTTGATTGGCGACTCCGTAGCGAACCACGTTGACGCTCTCGTTTCGTTTTTGAGCCTCGGAACGGCCTTCGGCCGCGTTGACATCGGTGATACTGCGCAGCGCGAGCGACAGCGTGCCGCTCTGGCGCGCGCGCGCCAGAGTCTCGGCCTGCTCGGGCTTCAGTTCGAGTGTGGCGGTGCGGCCGACGAGGGAGTTGCTGCCCTCTTTTTCCTTTGGCGCCTGATCGATCGCCAGCACGCGGATGTTGGAGAGAATGATTTCCGATTGGGCGACGTCGGGTCCCTTGCTGTCCGGATTCTTTTCACGCTTGGAGAGGATGACGTCGACACGGTCGTTGGGCAGGATGAAGCCGCCGGCACCGGTTTCCGGCGAGATCTCGGTCGAGATCGCCCGCATGCCGGTCGGCAGGATGGCTGCCATGAAGCCGGAGCCGTTGGCTTTGACCAACTTCTGCTCGCGGATCGGCTCGCCCGCGAAGAATGGGCTGCGCGCGATCGAGCCTGCGATTTCCTTGATGGCTTCGGCCTTGCTGACTCGGTTGATCAGATTGCTGCCGGCGGCCGCGGCAGGCCAGGCCTGCCATTGCAGGTCCTCGGGCTTGACCTGCTGGCCGAGCCCGATGTCGGACTTCGCGACCAGAATTTCCACCGTCTGCAACGGTGCGACAGGTTCGGCTACTGGTCGAGATGTTTCTTCCGTGCCACGGGCGAGATAGGCGGCAACACCGCCGGCACTCAATGCGATGGTCAGAACGACGACACGTGCGATGTTCATACGCTTTGCTACTCTTACGCAGGGACGTCCCAACTACACGGCAGATGACGGCCATCCCCGGAGGTATGACTAGGCATCAAAGGTATAAGGGAACTTGAGGGTTGAATTATTTGGTCGATCGCACGGCGAGATTCGCCGTCATGGTGAACGGGTGGTTATCGTTTTGGGAAAACCGCTCCGCAAAACCGCGGGGTCGTCTCGGCGTGGGCGTAGCGACGGTCGAATGCGGGTAGAGATGGACGGGCGCTTCGGATGAGAATCAGCGTCAGGCTAGACGCTGCTATGATGCGTGAGCCTGATCTTGCGGCTCGGTCTCCGCGAAGCCAGCCTGCAAGACCTCCTCGCGCTTGTGGCGCAGATGCGCGCGCAGGATATGCGACAACCCCACGCCGTCGCGGCGTTGCAGTGCATTGAGGATCGCTTCGTGCTCCTGCACCGCCAGCGCCCAGCGGCGTGGTGTCATCGGCGTGACGTAGCGCGCACGCCGAATGCGGGCCGTGACGGATTCATATAGGCCTGACAGCACCGGGTTGCCGGCCGCGGCGATGATCGCCTCGTGGATGGTGCGGTTGCAGCGGTAGTATTGGAGAAGGTCGCGATCGCCGTAGTGCCGCACCATCGTGGCGTGGACGGCGGCGACCTCGGCGATATCGGCATCGGTGATGCGCTCGCAGGCGAGCTCGCCAGCCAGGGCTTCGAGCCCCTGGCACACCTCGAACAGGTCGCGCATATCCTTGTCGGTCAACCTGGCCGCGCGCGAGCCGCGGTTCGGCAGCAATTGAACCAGGCCCTCGGCGGCGAGCACCTTGAGGGCTTCGCGCAGCGGTGTGCGCGAGATCTGCAGCTTTTCACAGAGGTCGCGCTCGGGAATCCGCGCGCCCGGCGGGATCTCGCCATCGAGCAACATGGCGCGGACGCGGCCTACGACTTCCTCATGAAGCATCCCTAAAGATCCAATTTGAATGCAAAAATCGTTATATCACCGGAATATTGCTAGTTCCAGCTTGATAAGTCGCATTTTTGCATTCAGAATTGGTTAAGGTCGATTAAGAAAAGGGCCGGCGGCATGGATCAGGACGCGACTGTGGGGGAGGATGACCTCCTGTTTGCCCTCGATGACGGTATCGGCCGGATAACCTTCAACAGACCGCAGGCGCGCAACGCCTTCACCTTCGCGATGTACGAGCGGTTGGCTGCGATCTGCGAGCGCGCCAACCGCGACCATGGGATCAAGGTGCTGCTGCTGCGGGGTGCCGGCGACAAAGCGTTTGCCGCGGGCACCGACATCAACCAGTTCCGGGCCTTCAAGGCGCCGCAGGACGGGCTCGACTACGAGAACCGCATCGACCGCGTGCTCGGCATCCTCGAAACCTGCCGGGTGCCGACGATTGCCGCCATCAACGGCGCCTGCACCGGCGGCGGCGCGGGAATCGCGGCCTGCTGTGACCTCCGCATCGGCACCAGAAGCACGCGGATGGGGTTTCCGATCGCGCGCACGCTCGGCAACTGCCTGTCGATGTCGAATGTCGGCCGCATCACCGCGTTGATCGGCCCGGCGCGCGTCAAGGATCTGATCTTCACGGCACGGCTTGTCGAAGCCGAGGAGGCGGCCTCGGTGGGCCTGCTCAACGAGGTCGTCGATGATCTGGCCGCGCTCGACAGGCGCGCCGACAAGATCGCAAGGCTCGTTGCCGGCAACGCGCCGCTGACGCTGAGCGCGACCAAGCAGGCAGTCGCCCGGCTGCAGAAACGGCTGACGCACGAGGAGGGCGAGGACCTCATCCTGATGTGCTACACCAGCCAGGATTTCCGCGAAGGGCTCGACGCGTTTCTCACCAAGCGCGCGCCGCAATGGCGCGGCCAATAGGAGCCCTTAATGTCCCTTCAAAACGACACGACGCCGCGTTCGGGGCCGCTTGCCGGCCTCAAGGTCATCGATCTCACCCATGTGATGGCGGGACCGACCTGCACGCTGATGCTCGCCGACATGGGCGCCGATGTCATCAAGATCGAGAAATGGCCAAATGGCGACGACACGCGGCACTCGGTGCCACCGAAGATCGGCGACGAGGCAGCCTCCTTCCTGATGATGAACCGCAACAAGCGCGGTATCGTGCTCGACCTGAAGACCGCAGGCGGCAAGGAAGTGCTGCGGCGGCTGATCGCTGACGCCGACGTGCTGGTCGAGAATTTCGCGCCGGGCGCGATGGAGCGGTTAGGCTTCGGCTATGAGGAACTGCATCGGGATTTTCCGGCGCTGATCTATTGCTCGCTCTCTGGTTTTGGCCGAACCGGCCCGTACAAGCATCGCCGGGGCTTCGATCTGGTCGCCCAGGCGATGAGCGGCATCATGAGTTTCACGGGCGAACGGCGGGATGGTCCGCCGGTCAAATGCGGCCCGCCGCTGTCCGATATCACGGCCGGACTCCTCGCCAGCATGGGGATCCTGGCCGCCTATTCGCATCGGCTCAAGACCGGTGAAGGGCAGTGGGTGGAGACCTCGCTCTACGAGGCGGCGCTGGTTCAGACCTATTGGCAGTCGACGATTGCGCTCGCCAGCAACGTGGCGCCGCGCGCCATGGGCTCGGCCCATCCGCTCAACGCACCGTATCAGGCGTTCGAGGCATCCGATGGCTGGCTCGTGGTAGGCGGCGCCAACAAGAAGCACTGGCTATTGATGCTGGAAGCGCTTGGCGCGCTGGAACTGGCTTCCGACCCGCGCTTCGTCAACGGCTCCGACCGCATGGCGAATCTGAAGGAGCTCGAAGCCGAATTGAGCGGGCGTTTCCGCAAACAGACGCGGGCGCATTGGCTGGCGGCACTTGACGAGAAAGGCGTGCCCTGCGGCCCCGTGCACGACATGCTGGAAGCGTTGAGCGATCCGCAGACGCTCGCGCGCGAGATGGTGGTTGAGGTCGAACATTCGACCCTCGGACCGGTGAAGACGATCGGGCTGCCGGTCAAATTCTCGGCGACGCCCGGGAAGGTGCGTTCGGGCGCGCCTGTTTATGGCGAGCATACGCGCGAGGTGCTGCGCGAACATGGTTTTGATCCGGCGCAGATCGATGCGTTCGAGCGGGA contains:
- the cpaB gene encoding Flp pilus assembly protein CpaB translates to MNIARVVVLTIALSAGGVAAYLARGTEETSRPVAEPVAPLQTVEILVAKSDIGLGQQVKPEDLQWQAWPAAAAGSNLINRVSKAEAIKEIAGSIARSPFFAGEPIREQKLVKANGSGFMAAILPTGMRAISTEISPETGAGGFILPNDRVDVILSKREKNPDSKGPDVAQSEIILSNIRVLAIDQAPKEKEGSNSLVGRTATLELKPEQAETLARARQSGTLSLALRSITDVNAAEGRSEAQKRNESVNVVRYGVANQTTAQK
- a CDS encoding GntR family transcriptional regulator, translated to MLHEEVVGRVRAMLLDGEIPPGARIPERDLCEKLQISRTPLREALKVLAAEGLVQLLPNRGSRAARLTDKDMRDLFEVCQGLEALAGELACERITDADIAEVAAVHATMVRHYGDRDLLQYYRCNRTIHEAIIAAAGNPVLSGLYESVTARIRRARYVTPMTPRRWALAVQEHEAILNALQRRDGVGLSHILRAHLRHKREEVLQAGFAETEPQDQAHAS
- a CDS encoding CaiB/BaiF CoA transferase family protein — protein: MSLQNDTTPRSGPLAGLKVIDLTHVMAGPTCTLMLADMGADVIKIEKWPNGDDTRHSVPPKIGDEAASFLMMNRNKRGIVLDLKTAGGKEVLRRLIADADVLVENFAPGAMERLGFGYEELHRDFPALIYCSLSGFGRTGPYKHRRGFDLVAQAMSGIMSFTGERRDGPPVKCGPPLSDITAGLLASMGILAAYSHRLKTGEGQWVETSLYEAALVQTYWQSTIALASNVAPRAMGSAHPLNAPYQAFEASDGWLVVGGANKKHWLLMLEALGALELASDPRFVNGSDRMANLKELEAELSGRFRKQTRAHWLAALDEKGVPCGPVHDMLEALSDPQTLAREMVVEVEHSTLGPVKTIGLPVKFSATPGKVRSGAPVYGEHTREVLREHGFDPAQIDAFEREGAIVAASAGRKEPVA
- a CDS encoding enoyl-CoA hydratase/isomerase family protein, which encodes MDQDATVGEDDLLFALDDGIGRITFNRPQARNAFTFAMYERLAAICERANRDHGIKVLLLRGAGDKAFAAGTDINQFRAFKAPQDGLDYENRIDRVLGILETCRVPTIAAINGACTGGGAGIAACCDLRIGTRSTRMGFPIARTLGNCLSMSNVGRITALIGPARVKDLIFTARLVEAEEAASVGLLNEVVDDLAALDRRADKIARLVAGNAPLTLSATKQAVARLQKRLTHEEGEDLILMCYTSQDFREGLDAFLTKRAPQWRGQ